DNA sequence from the Anaeromicrobium sediminis genome:
CTTCCAAACTTAAATATTATGATTAGTCTATTTAATGAACCTAATGAAAATTGGATTCACATAAAGAAATATTTATTAAAGGATTATATGATTAACTCTACTATATTAACAGTCTGTACTGGGATACTAAGTATGGTTATAGGAACTAGTTTGGCATGGATTACTACCATGTATGAATTCCCCTTTAGGAAAGTTTTAGAAATAGGCCTCATACTACCTTTAGGAATACCTCCTTATATGGGGGCTTATACTTATGCGGGCATATTGAATTATACGGGAATAATTCAAAGCTTTCTAAGAAATAATTTCGGCATATATGTAAATCAAAAATACTTTGATATTATGTCCATTAATGGAGCAATATTTATATTTACAATATTTTTGTTTCCCTATGTATATCTTATTACTAAATCATTTTTGGAAAAACAATCGGCAGATTTAGTGGAAAATGGAAGAGTTTTAGGACGTAGTCAGTTAGAAATATTCATACATGTAATATTACCTGTAGCAAGGGCTGCCATTGTGGGGGGAGTTAGTTTAGTAATTTTAGAAGTATTAAATGACTATGGTGTTGTTAAGTACTTTGGTGTTCCAGCTTTTAGTACGGCAATTTTTAAAACTTGGTTTGCCATGGGAGATATTGATTCTGCCATTAGACTAGCATCTGTTTTAATGATCTTAGTATTTACTTCGTTAATGATAGAAAAATTCCTAAGGAGCAGAAAAAAGTTTAGTTATAGTACGGCTAAAGTAAGACCATTGGTGAAAATAAAATTAGAGGGAATAAAATCCATAGGTGCTTTTATGTACTCTTTTATCATATTTAGTTTAGGATTTTTAATTCCAACATTACAATTAATCCATTGGGCCTTAATGACCTATGAAAAGATTTTAAATCATAGATTTATAAAATTAATGGGAAATTCTTTAATTATAGCCATAATAACATCCGTATTAATAGTAATTATTTCTATTATAATAGGAAATTACAATAGAATAAATGAAAGTACATTATCTAAAGCATATTCAAAAATAACAGTAGTGGGATATTCCATACCTGGATCTGTTATAGCCCTAGGTGTTATAGTCTTCTTTATAGGGATAGATAGGAAGTTCGGTTGGATTTATGAGGATATAACTTTTAGAGGATCTAAACTTATATTAAGTAGTAGTATAATAATGTTACTATTTGCTTATGTAATAAGATTTTTGACTATAGGATATAATTCCATAGAGGCTGGATTTGAAAAGGTGGGAAAAAGATTTTTTGAGGCTTCAAGAACCCTAGGAATGGGAATAATAGAAACCTTCTTTAAGGTAGACCTTAAAATGATAAAGCCAGGAATAGTAGGAGCTAGTATCCTTGTTTTTGTAGATGTTTTAAAGGAATTACCACTTACTTTAATATTAAGACCCTTTAATTTTGATACTTTAGCTACAAAGGCCTTTGAATATGCCAGTGATGAAATGATTCATGAGGCATCCATAGGTTCCCTAATAATCATACTAGTAAGTAGTATATCAATAATTTTCTTTAATTTCATAGTAAATAGGAGGGGAAATAATGAGCATTAAAATAGAGGGATTAAAGTTTAAATATAAAAATTCTGTAAAAGATGTAATAAAAGATTTCTCCATGGAAATCAGCAATGGCGAAATAATTTCTATATTTGGAGAAAGTGGAAGTGGTAAAAGTACTGCTCTTAGAATAATATGTGGCCTAGAAGTGCCTTCAGCAGGAAGTATTAAAATAGATGATAAAATAATAGTAGATAATAATAATTTCACATTACCGGAAAATAGACAAATGGGTATGGTATTTCAAGATTATGCTTTGTTCCCACATATGACCATTGAAAAAAACATTAAATTTGGATTAAAACATATGAATAGTAAGGAAAAGGATAATAGACTTAAGGAAGTTTTAGAACTAGTAGATTTAAAGGGATTTGAAAAAAGGTATCCCCATGAACTAAGTGGAGGTCAACAGCAAAGGATTGCCTTAGCTAGGGCCCTAGCGCCAAAACCTGATTTATTATTATTAGACGAGCCCTTTAGTAACTTAGACTCAGATTTGCAAGAGCGGATAAGAAAAGAATTAGAATCAATTATAAGAAAGGCAAATATAACATCCATATTTGTTACCCATGATAAGGAAGACTCTAAGGCAATTGCAGATAGAGTGGTAATTCTGAAAGAAGGAGAAATTGTTAATATAGGAAAGCCAAAAGATATATTTTAAGAAATAGGTAGAGAAAAAAATATGTCCAATCTAGAGGGCGATGAACTTACTTCAGTCATATAAATAAAAAATATTTTAGAAGGTAAGTCACTATGAGACTAGAGAGTGCAAATCTTATAATAAACGTAGAAGGTTCATAATTGTTTGCAGCATAATACATACTCATGTTCCACCTTCTAAAAATTTTCCATTCATATTCCCTTGTAAGTGCTAGCGATTATGTTGCCTATTAAGTGAAATAAGTTAAAAATTATTGAACTGAAATGAGTTCACGTAAATTAACATGTATATGTATATATTCAATATGAGACTTGAATATATACATATTTTTTTATAAAAAATAATGGACAATATATATTAATGTGCATACATAAAGTAGCTACAACCAAGACTAATAGCATAATAGTATTTTTATAAGGATGGTTGTAGATGAATAAAATAAGAGAATACATAATTATAACTATGGGAGTAATTATAGTGGCATTTGGTCTGAGCTTTTTTCTTGTGCCAGCAGATTTGGCTACGGGAGGAGTAACTGGTTTTGCCATGGTAATAAACAGTGTATTTAGTCAGTTGTCCATAGGAGCCATAATGTCAGTAATGAACGTCATATTATTTATAGTGGCCTTCATATTAATAGGGCCTCAATTTGGAGCTAAAACCATATATGCTAGTTTGGCATTGTCAGGTAGCATATGGATAACTGAGAGTGTTTTTCCCATAAAAAATCCCCTAGTAGATGATATCTTTTTAAATCTATTCTTCGGTATTTTAGTTCAAGGAATTGGAATGGCCATAATATTTTATCAAAATGCATCCACAGGAGGCACGGACATAGTTGCTAAAATATTGAATAAATTTTTTCACATAAACATGGGAAAGGCATTGTTATTGTCAGATTTTTTGATTACCCTATTAGCTGGATTGACATTTGGATTAGAACTTGGATTATATGCATTATTAGGAGTAATACTGAATGCCTTTGTAATAGATAATGTAATAGAAGGCTTAGGATTAAAAATTCATGTCTCCGTATTAACTAGCAAATTTGAAAGGGTGAGACAATTTGTAAATGAGGAGATAGGAAGAGGTGCTACCATATATGAAGCAGAAGGAGCATATACAAGGGAAAAGAAGAGAGTTATAACCGTCGTAATGAATAAAAGGGAATTTATAAAACTAAAGCAATTTGTACAGGAAATAGATGAGAATGCTTTTCTCATAGCAGCTCATGTGAGAGAAGTATTAGGACATGGATTTAATATGGATAGATAATAAGGGTTAGATTCTATTAATAGAAATTAAGCTATGACTAAGAAAAGGAGAAAAGATATGAAAAAGGTTAAATTTAGTTTCTTATTTATTTTTATAATAATTTCATTATTACCAGGGTGTACAAAAAAAGAAGAGATTACATATGACATAATTACAGAAAAAATCCAAGACTCAAATAGAAACATAGATATAACCTATCCTCAAGTAAAAGACTATTCTAAAGAGGAAGACAGTGGGTTTATAAACTCCACATTGAAAAAAACAGCAGACATGTATAATGAAAAGGATTATATGGACGTAAATGTGGAACATGATATTACTAGAGAAGACAGTATGTATTTAAGTGTAGTGTATATTGGGAATGGAAAAAGGGAAGGTGTTGGAGAAATAAATATTTTTAAAGGAGTGAATATGGATTTACAAAATTCCAAAAAATTATCTATTAATGATTTAATTAAAGGTAACAAAGAAGAGGAATTAATAAATGTGATTAACGAAGAAGCTATGAATAAAGATATAGAAAAACTACAAAACATTGAAGATCTTGGATTTAGTCTTCAGAGAAAAAAAGTATTATTCTTCTATAGACCATCAGAAAAGGAAGATAGTGAGGTCATAAAGTTAAATATACCAAATGAAAGATTAAAGAATATAGTTAAAATAAAACTTCAATAAAAAATCATAAATATAAAATATTGAATAAAATTTTATCCTATGTTATAATTTGGGTGCTGGTAAAATTAAATAATATCGGATGATGATAGTGGGAGAAGGCATATGCCGCCGAAGAAGTGAAACTTTCAGGTGTTTTTTTAAACAGGACCATTATCGGACGAGTCTCTGGAGAGCCTCTATTAAGAGCACCGAAGGAGCAAGCCCATATGGGTGAATCTCTCAGGTAAAAGGACAGAGTAAAAGCAGACTGTTAATATATCAGTATATAAACTGCTAATTACTTCGTATTAAAGAGGCCAAATCTTATGATTTGGCCTTTAGTATTTTAATGCAAAATAAGCTATTATTTAGTTGTCACTAAAAGATTTAACTTTTTAACAGAAATTTTAGGAGAATTTTAAATTCATTTACCAAAATAATCATAACTACATGAATAGCAAACTGAAAGGGTATTTTAGGAGAAATGCTGATATGAACATATGGGAATGATTCTAACGGGGACAATTTTCTTAAGTTGCTAAAATAACCTCTCAAACTCCATCTTGTTATGATAAAAAATCCTTAAAAATCCTCAATGTCTAAAAAGGACTTGAGAAATATGTTAAAGAGAAAAGATTCATTATACTTGACACAATACGATTTGACCGAAATAAAAAATTTAATAAACTCTTTCTCCTTACGACATATATTGATTTTATCAGCATAAAACAAACTATATTATATGTGGGGGTATTGGCCAATGGAGAAATTGACAGAAATTTTGAATCAGGTGGATTCCTTTGTATGGGGACCGCCTTTATTGATTCTATTAGTAGCTACAGGTATGTATTTGACTTTTAAGTTAGGATTTATTCAAATTCTAAAGCTTCCTTTAGCTATCAAGTATTTGTTTAGTAAAGAGAAGAGTAATAATGAGGCACAAGGTGATATTTCTAGTTTTGCAGCCCTTTGTACTGCTTTAGCTGCAACTATAGGAACGGGTAATATTGTTGGGGTTGCCACTGCCATAAAGGTTGGCGGACCTGGTGCATTATTTTGGATGTGGATAGCCGCATTCTTTGGAATGGCTACTAAGTATGCAGAAGGCTTATTAGCTGTTAAATATAGGACTGTAGATAATAACGGGGAAATATCTGGTGGTCCTATGTATTATATTGAAAATGGATTAGGAAAAGAATATAGATGGCTTGGAAAAATGTTTGCTTTGTTTGGAGTAGGAGTAGCCTTCTTTGGAATAGGAACTTTTCCTCAGGTTAATGCAATTACTAATGCAGCAAATTTAGCTTTTAATATACCAACCATAGTAACTTCTATAATACTTACCATATTAGTTGCAGCAGTTACCTTAGGTGGTATTAAGAGTATATCTAAAATATCAGAAATGATAGTACCTTTTATGGCATTATTTTATATATTAGGATGTTTGATTATAATTTTTATGAATGTGCATGCATTACCTCAGGCCATATCGTTTATTTTAACTAGTGCTTTTTCTGGAAAGGCAGCCACTGGTGGATTCGTTGGAGCTACTGTAATGATGGCCATTAGAAATGGTATAGCAAGGGGTGTATTCTCAAATGAATCTGGACTTGGAAGTGCTCCTATTGCAGCAGCCGCTGCTAAAACTAATTCTTGCGTAAGACAAGGTTTGGTATCTATGACAGGAACTTTCTTTGATACTATAATAGTATGTACTATGACTGGTATAGTATTAATTATGACTGGTGCTTGGAGTAGTGAATATGCAGGAGCAGCCATGACTAATTATGCTTTTTCAATTGGTATGCCTATGTTTGGTAAATGGATAGTAACTATAGGTCTTACGTTTTTCGCATTTACTACTATCTTAGGATGGAATTATTATGGTGAAAGATGTACAGAATATTTAGTTGGAGTAAAAGGAATTAAACCTTTTAAATACATATACATATTACTAGTTGCATGTGGAGCATTCTTAAAGTTAGATATGATATGGGTTTTAGCCGATATTGTAAATGGGCTTATGGCTATACCAAACTTAATAGCATTAATATTACTTAGTAAAGTAATATCATCAGAAACTAAAAAGTATTTTAATTCATTGGAGAAAAATGCAATGAAAAAAATTGCTAGTTAATACGAAAAGGGCTATGTTTATAGTCCTTTTTTTACTTGCAGAAAAATATGAATTTAGAAAATTATGGATATTTTACAAAATAAGGCAAAAGTTATATGCAAAATTTGGTATAATGGAATGAAGTGGAATTAAGGGGGAGAACTTTATGGCAAGAAGATTGATTCTTTTAATTTTATTCATAATCCTAATACCTGTAGGTGTATATGCTAATGGAGCACCTGTAGATACAGGTACATATACGGTTACTGGAAATGTGGAGCCAATTGAGAAGAAGGATATATCCATAGAGAGGGAGCATATTAAATTAAGAGTAGATGAAGATTATGTGAATGTGAAAGTCACATATGACTTCTTAAATATGGGTGGGGCTCAAGACTTTAAATATGCTTTTCCAGTAGATTATAAGATTAATGAGTATGAATCCCAATTAAAAGAGACCATATTTAATTTTAAAATGTATGATGGAGATGAAGAATTAAAAATACTAGATGTGAAAGTAGAAAAAGAAGTAGTACAGAGGGATGAAAATCTTTATGAAGATGTTAATATAAATGTTGATAATGAAGTAAGAAAGTGGTTCATAACAAGTCTTACTTTTGATGAAAATGAAAAGAAAACTGTTTACATAGAATATAAAATAAAGACCCTATACGTAGATTGGGGAATGAGTAATGAATTCTTTACCAGGTTTGATAAAAATTATTTTGAATACAATCTAACTCCTGCTAAGGTGTTGGGAGAAGGAATTATTAAAGACTTTAACTTAGAAATTGATGTAAAACCTTTAATATATAAAGATGGAGATGTAGATTATTTAAATGTGGATGATTTTGTCTATGAAGAGGGCATATATAAGGTGAATAGGGAGAATTTAAATATAGATGAAATGCCAAATATTAAGTTAGCCTATAATAGTATAAGGCATAAAGAAAAGAAAGAATTAGAAAATACTAGAATAGATGAGGAGTTTATAAAGAATATAACTAGTTCTTCTCACTTAGAGGGATACGGTGTGGAGAATTTATATGATAAAGATTTAGACACCACATGGGCCATAAAGGAAGATTGGGATAAGTGGATTCAAATAGAATTTAAATATCCAATTGAAGTATCATTAGTTGGAATTATTAATGGATATACGAAAGACAAGACCGTATATGAAGAAAATAAAAAGGTTAAAGCCTTTAAATTAGAGTTGTACAATGGAAAGAATAAAATAACTGAAGAAATTAGATATATACAAGAAAGAAATTATGAGGATTTAGATAAAGAATATTATAAGGATTTTATTGATTATAGTGATTTTGTTTATGCAGGGCCGGAAGTGGATAAAATAAAAATAACTATACTAGATACCTATGATGGATTATTATATGAGGACTTATGTATAAGTGAGATACTACTATTAAGTAATACTATGAAAAATAAGAACCTGATAGAGCTCATAAAACTATATTATAAAGAAGAAAAAACCAATGAAGAAAAAAGGCGATTGTTAAATCTTTTAATGGAAGTTAAATCTCATGAATTATATGAAAGTGCATATTTTAATTATAATGATGTAATAAAAGAACTAAGTAACATAGAATTAAAAACTGAAAAGGATTTTAGAAATATAATCGAACTAGGAAATAAGAAAGAAAATATATCAAAAACCATATATGGTCAATTAATTAAGAGCATATTTTTTAGTGAACCTAAGAAATTCATAAAGGAACTTAGTAAATATCCTAATAAAATAGAGTCAACAGCTCTATATATGTCTGATGAAATAAGTGGAAAAGAAGAATGGGATAGGTTGAAGGATGAAATAAAAGAACTAAATAAGGATAAGGAATTGAAATTTGAAGAAACAGTAGCAGTAAATTTGTTTTATATAAAGGTAAATGAAAATATTGATAAACTATAAGGGGATAGTAATTATAAACTATCCCTTTTATAAAAAGATAATTAACAAAATTTTCAGAATAAAAAGGAAATTCCGAAAAAATAGAGAATATATATAGTGACAAAAATTTATGATAAGGGGAAATGTAAGATGGCGAAACTTTATTATTGTCCTGAATGTAGAAAAATTCATAAGGATGAAGCAAAATGCACTTCTTGTAGCTGTGAATTTGTGAAACCATTAAAAACTAATGCTCCGGTTAATGTTATTGGAACTAAACAAAAGGGAAGAGTTTTTAAGATTAAAGATGATGAAGTAAGCTTATTAGTAATGACCCAAGGAAATGAAAAGTTAGTTAAAAACTATAAACATGATGAAATTCAAAAGGTTATGTAAGATAAAAATAAAGAGGGTTTAAACCCTCTTATTTTTGTGACTATATTATTTAACTTCGTATATCCAACCTTCTGGAGCATCAACATCACCAAATTGAATTCCATATAAAGTGTCGTAAAGTTTTTTAGTTACAGGACCTACTTCAGTTTCACTATGGAACACATGTAGTTTTCCCTTATACTCTATTCCTCCGATTGGAGTAATAACAGCAGCTGTTCCACATGCACCAGCTTCCTTAAATTCATCTAATTTATCAACATAAACATCTCTTTCTTTTACTTCTAGTCCTAAATATTCCTTGGCAACATGCATTAATGAATATCTAGTTATACTTGGTAAAATTGAAGGTGAATTTGGTGTTATAAATTCATTGTTCTGAGTGATACCAAAGAAGTTAGCAGCTCCAACCTCTTCAATTTTAGTCTGAGTCTTAGCATCTAAGTATATACAATCTGCAAAACCTTTCTTAACAGCATCTTCATGGGCTAATAAACTCGCTGCGTAGTTTCCACCAACTTTTACATCACCAGTACCATGAGGTGCAGCTCTATCGTATTCTTCAGTTATCATGAAGTTTACTGGAGTCATACCACCTTTAAAATAAGCACCAACTGGAGAACAGAATACACAGAATATGTACTCAGGAGCAGGTTTAACCCCTAAATTATGTCCAACACCTATTAGGAAAGGTCTAAGGTATAATGTAGCTCCTGTACCATATGGCGGTACAAAATGCTCATTAGCCTTAACTACTTGCTTACATGCATCTATAAATTTTTCTACTGGTACTTCAGGCATAAGTAGACGAGATGCACTTCTATTAAAACGTTTAGCATTTTCATCTGGTCTAAATAGTTGAATAGTACCATCTTTTCTTCTATAGGCTTTTAAACCTTCAAAACATTGTTGTCCATAATGTAATGCAGTAGAGGATTCACTCATAGTAAGCATATTATCTTCACTTAGTTTTCCGTCATCCCATTTTCCATCTTTCCAAATAGATATGTAACGAAAATCTGTTTTTGTATATCCGAAACCAAGATTTTTCCAATCGATATTTGCATCCTTTTGCATAATATCCCCCCTATAGTAAATTTTTTTCAAATTTCATAGTTAGATTATTGTAATATGTAAAAATATTAATAACCTAAGTTGGCATAAATGTAATTTCTACCCATGTTATTATATATTATAACAGATACGGATTTAATAACATAGGCTATATTTCAACAATGTGACTGAAAATTTTCATGTGTATAAAATATAATGACAATTGCTTAACTATGAAAGACAAAACAGCAAAAATTACATCCACGTAAGTAGTATAACCATAAATGTATAAAAAAATAAATTATAAATAATAAAACTATTTAGGATATAATAATAAACATAGTATATGAGGTGAGTTTATGGAGAATGTCTTAAGAAAAATGAAAGATATTATAAAAAAATATAGTGTGGTTTTATCAGAGGTTTTGAAAGTTGATGTGGAAATTGTAGATAGTAATTTGTATAGGATTGCAGGAACTGGAAAATTTTCTAAAGAAATAGATAAATATATATATGATTCAGGCTATGTGACTAAGAAGGTTATTGAGACCTCAGAGAGAATATTAATAGAAAATCCTGGTAAAGACCCTGTTTGTAGATCTTGTCCTAATAAGGAATCCTGTGAAGAAACATTTGAAGTAAGTACACCTATTATTTTGAACAATCAGGTTATAGGTGCCATTGGGTTAGTCTGTTTTAGTAAAGAACAAAAAATACATATAATGGAAAATTATAATACGTTTATAAGGTTTTTAGACCAAATATCTGATTTAATATCTTCAAAGGCCTATGAAGTAATAGAAAATCATAATAATATGGCGATTTTACAATTACTCAATAATATAACAGATAAGATAGACGAAGGGATTGTAGTATTTGATAAAAATCTTAACCTACTAAAAATAAACTCTACAGGAGAAAAAATATTAAACTGCAAGAAAAGTAACATGAAAAATATGTCTTTAGAAAAGTTAAGAGAAGAGGACAATGAAATAGGAGAATATAATTTAACTGTAAATGATAAAACATATAATTTAATTGGTCGTGATTATAACATTAATATAGATAATTATAATAAAATATTCATATTTAATGATGCGAATCTTCTTCGTGAGAAGATATTTAAACTAGCTAATAGAAAGGAAAAAACAGGGTTAGATAGGATAATAGGAAACTCTAAGGAAATAGAAAGGGTAAAGAAAAGAGTTAAAATGATTTGTGACACTAGCTCCACAGTACTTATAACAGGTGAAAGTGGCACAGGAAAGGAATTGTTTGCAAGGGCTATCCATGAGGAAAGTAAAAAAAATAAGGAACCCTTTGTGCCAGTAAATTGTGGTGCCATTCCAGAAAATCTATTAGAAAGTGAATTGTTTGGATATGTGAAAGGAGCTTTTACAGGAGCAGATCCAAAGGGGAAAATAGGGAAATTCCAAATGGCCCATGGAGGAACTATATTTCTAGATGAGATAGGAGACATGCCCATACCTATTCAAGTTAAAATACTTAGAGTACTAGAGGAAAGAGAAGTGACACCCCTTGGTTCTAATGAATCTAAAAAAATTAATGTAAGGGTTATTGGAGCAACTAATAAAAATTTAGAAAAAATGGTTAAGGAAAATCTATTCAGAGAAGATTTATACTATAGGTTAAATGTAATACCACTTCATATTCCACCTCTAAGAGAAAGGGCTGGAGATGTTAGATTATTATCAAAGAAATTTATAGATACATACTCCAAGCTGTTTAACAAACCAATTTTGAAAGTTGAAGAAGATTTCTTTGAGAATATAGAAAAATATAGTTGGCCAGGAAATGTTAGAGAGCTACAAAATGTGATGGAATATATAGTAAACATAGGAGAATCTACATGTATCATAGACAAAAATATACTTCCTAATAAAATAAGAAATGTATCAATGGATTTAGAGTTAAAAAATTATAATTTAGAATATATAGAAAAGCATATAATTAAAAAGGCCATAGAGAAGTATGGAAATAAGGGAACGGATAAAAAAATTGTGGCAGAAAAATTAGGAATAGGCATAGCTACTTTATATAGGAAAATGAAAAAATATAATATATGATTAAATTTTTTACTCACTAGAAAATTGCAAACATAAGAGTTTTTATCAAAATGATATTGTGTTATCAAATTGATAAAACCTCTTTTTTAATGAAAAAGATAAGTTATAAAAGAATACATGAGAAGAATTAGAAGCAAACTAATCCCTATTATTATCATTATGATAATAATAGGGATTAGTTTAGATTTATTTAAAGGATTTAATGAAGAAATAAGTTGGCATATGAATTGCTACATTATGTAGGTGATATTATTTTTAGGAGGTAAATAAGATGGATAATCATTTAGAAAAAATTAAATACATGGTAAGAGACAAAATAAGGGGAGGTATATACCCAGAATTTTTAGTAGCAGAAGAAATAAAAAAAGTAAGAGATTTTCATTTATCTATGGATGAATATGAGGCTACACCCCTTGCAAAGTTAGAAACTTTAGCTAAATATCTAGGCCTAGGAGGAATCTATGTTAAGGATGAATCCTATAGGTTTGGGCTAAATGCCTTTAAGGGATTAGGTGGGACTTATGCCATAGCTAAGCTTTTATGTAAAAAGCTTCATATAGATATAAATGATGCTAGCTTTGAGTATTTTAATAGACCAGAGGTAAAAGAAAAGATTAAAGATATGATTTTTGTAACAGCTACAGATGGGAACCATGGTAGAGGAGTAGCTTGGGCTGCCACGAAACTTGGTTGCAAATCAGTAGTATATATGCCAAAGGGCTCCTCACAAATAAGATTAGAGGCCATAAAAGAGGCAGGGGCTGAGGCGTCTATAACAGATCTAAACTATGATGATGCAGTACGATTAGCACAAAAAATGTCAGAGGAACATGGTTGGTATATGGTTCAAGATACGGCTTGGGATGGATATGAAGAAATTCCTA
Encoded proteins:
- a CDS encoding ABC transporter permease, coding for MRWLKMNLNLWSVLSTVFVLLIILPNLNIMISLFNEPNENWIHIKKYLLKDYMINSTILTVCTGILSMVIGTSLAWITTMYEFPFRKVLEIGLILPLGIPPYMGAYTYAGILNYTGIIQSFLRNNFGIYVNQKYFDIMSINGAIFIFTIFLFPYVYLITKSFLEKQSADLVENGRVLGRSQLEIFIHVILPVARAAIVGGVSLVILEVLNDYGVVKYFGVPAFSTAIFKTWFAMGDIDSAIRLASVLMILVFTSLMIEKFLRSRKKFSYSTAKVRPLVKIKLEGIKSIGAFMYSFIIFSLGFLIPTLQLIHWALMTYEKILNHRFIKLMGNSLIIAIITSVLIVIISIIIGNYNRINESTLSKAYSKITVVGYSIPGSVIALGVIVFFIGIDRKFGWIYEDITFRGSKLILSSSIIMLLFAYVIRFLTIGYNSIEAGFEKVGKRFFEASRTLGMGIIETFFKVDLKMIKPGIVGASILVFVDVLKELPLTLILRPFNFDTLATKAFEYASDEMIHEASIGSLIIILVSSISIIFFNFIVNRRGNNEH
- a CDS encoding NADase-type glycan-binding domain-containing protein, giving the protein MARRLILLILFIILIPVGVYANGAPVDTGTYTVTGNVEPIEKKDISIEREHIKLRVDEDYVNVKVTYDFLNMGGAQDFKYAFPVDYKINEYESQLKETIFNFKMYDGDEELKILDVKVEKEVVQRDENLYEDVNINVDNEVRKWFITSLTFDENEKKTVYIEYKIKTLYVDWGMSNEFFTRFDKNYFEYNLTPAKVLGEGIIKDFNLEIDVKPLIYKDGDVDYLNVDDFVYEEGIYKVNRENLNIDEMPNIKLAYNSIRHKEKKELENTRIDEEFIKNITSSSHLEGYGVENLYDKDLDTTWAIKEDWDKWIQIEFKYPIEVSLVGIINGYTKDKTVYEENKKVKAFKLELYNGKNKITEEIRYIQERNYEDLDKEYYKDFIDYSDFVYAGPEVDKIKITILDTYDGLLYEDLCISEILLLSNTMKNKNLIELIKLYYKEEKTNEEKRRLLNLLMEVKSHELYESAYFNYNDVIKELSNIELKTEKDFRNIIELGNKKENISKTIYGQLIKSIFFSEPKKFIKELSKYPNKIESTALYMSDEISGKEEWDRLKDEIKELNKDKELKFEETVAVNLFYIKVNENIDKL
- a CDS encoding branched-chain amino acid aminotransferase, with the translated sequence MQKDANIDWKNLGFGYTKTDFRYISIWKDGKWDDGKLSEDNMLTMSESSTALHYGQQCFEGLKAYRRKDGTIQLFRPDENAKRFNRSASRLLMPEVPVEKFIDACKQVVKANEHFVPPYGTGATLYLRPFLIGVGHNLGVKPAPEYIFCVFCSPVGAYFKGGMTPVNFMITEEYDRAAPHGTGDVKVGGNYAASLLAHEDAVKKGFADCIYLDAKTQTKIEEVGAANFFGITQNNEFITPNSPSILPSITRYSLMHVAKEYLGLEVKERDVYVDKLDEFKEAGACGTAAVITPIGGIEYKGKLHVFHSETEVGPVTKKLYDTLYGIQFGDVDAPEGWIYEVK
- a CDS encoding alanine/glycine:cation symporter family protein, whose translation is MEKLTEILNQVDSFVWGPPLLILLVATGMYLTFKLGFIQILKLPLAIKYLFSKEKSNNEAQGDISSFAALCTALAATIGTGNIVGVATAIKVGGPGALFWMWIAAFFGMATKYAEGLLAVKYRTVDNNGEISGGPMYYIENGLGKEYRWLGKMFALFGVGVAFFGIGTFPQVNAITNAANLAFNIPTIVTSIILTILVAAVTLGGIKSISKISEMIVPFMALFYILGCLIIIFMNVHALPQAISFILTSAFSGKAATGGFVGATVMMAIRNGIARGVFSNESGLGSAPIAAAAAKTNSCVRQGLVSMTGTFFDTIIVCTMTGIVLIMTGAWSSEYAGAAMTNYAFSIGMPMFGKWIVTIGLTFFAFTTILGWNYYGERCTEYLVGVKGIKPFKYIYILLVACGAFLKLDMIWVLADIVNGLMAIPNLIALILLSKVISSETKKYFNSLEKNAMKKIAS
- a CDS encoding sigma-54-dependent Fis family transcriptional regulator, which encodes MENVLRKMKDIIKKYSVVLSEVLKVDVEIVDSNLYRIAGTGKFSKEIDKYIYDSGYVTKKVIETSERILIENPGKDPVCRSCPNKESCEETFEVSTPIILNNQVIGAIGLVCFSKEQKIHIMENYNTFIRFLDQISDLISSKAYEVIENHNNMAILQLLNNITDKIDEGIVVFDKNLNLLKINSTGEKILNCKKSNMKNMSLEKLREEDNEIGEYNLTVNDKTYNLIGRDYNINIDNYNKIFIFNDANLLREKIFKLANRKEKTGLDRIIGNSKEIERVKKRVKMICDTSSTVLITGESGTGKELFARAIHEESKKNKEPFVPVNCGAIPENLLESELFGYVKGAFTGADPKGKIGKFQMAHGGTIFLDEIGDMPIPIQVKILRVLEEREVTPLGSNESKKINVRVIGATNKNLEKMVKENLFREDLYYRLNVIPLHIPPLRERAGDVRLLSKKFIDTYSKLFNKPILKVEEDFFENIEKYSWPGNVRELQNVMEYIVNIGESTCIIDKNILPNKIRNVSMDLELKNYNLEYIEKHIIKKAIEKYGNKGTDKKIVAEKLGIGIATLYRKMKKYNI
- a CDS encoding YitT family protein; amino-acid sequence: MNKIREYIIITMGVIIVAFGLSFFLVPADLATGGVTGFAMVINSVFSQLSIGAIMSVMNVILFIVAFILIGPQFGAKTIYASLALSGSIWITESVFPIKNPLVDDIFLNLFFGILVQGIGMAIIFYQNASTGGTDIVAKILNKFFHINMGKALLLSDFLITLLAGLTFGLELGLYALLGVILNAFVIDNVIEGLGLKIHVSVLTSKFERVRQFVNEEIGRGATIYEAEGAYTREKKRVITVVMNKREFIKLKQFVQEIDENAFLIAAHVREVLGHGFNMDR
- a CDS encoding ABC transporter ATP-binding protein; translated protein: MSIKIEGLKFKYKNSVKDVIKDFSMEISNGEIISIFGESGSGKSTALRIICGLEVPSAGSIKIDDKIIVDNNNFTLPENRQMGMVFQDYALFPHMTIEKNIKFGLKHMNSKEKDNRLKEVLELVDLKGFEKRYPHELSGGQQQRIALARALAPKPDLLLLDEPFSNLDSDLQERIRKELESIIRKANITSIFVTHDKEDSKAIADRVVILKEGEIVNIGKPKDIF